A section of the Chryseobacterium ginsenosidimutans genome encodes:
- a CDS encoding fibronectin type III domain-containing protein — translation MKKLLLTYLLLIGTLISAQITLGSGTTSGGTSTSVATVPWSTYYGYSYAQQILSKANINADAAGNITGLKFYLGASSVITNSSDVVVYLGLTNKDSFSSTTDWIPTTSLTQVFSGTVTNNAGVVEITFPTPFAYDNVNNLVIAVDENKSGDDGGERFYTYSNGTNKTLYYRNDTTNPNPASITQTGTRSATQSVVTLVGLTPSVTPTCPSVSAPAAAATGVSITPAITWGAISNATGYKLSIGTTAGGTDVLNNADLGNVLTYTPTTPLNYNKQYFYTVNAYNGAIPSAGCSERSFTTLNIPCPTVSAPASAATGVSLTPTITWAATTGATGYKLRVGTTAGGTDIVNNADLGNVTSYTFSSPLLNSTKYYYTVNSYDATTTSASCTERNFTTICGVLSAPFLEAFSSGSLPSCWSNSSTNNAGYALWQFGNGTQDYGTTNNGSTAGTFAYVDASSPYTGIHDVTLQSPQINLTGLVSPMVQFKWFKNHLSTATGTTQPAYDNNKLTVQVRDIATSTWETIFTDTSNSSVWRTQMITLSSSYVGKTIELRFIVDKDVAGNGYFYDNLLLDDVQVKETPSCVEPSALAVSLITSSSATLSWTAPAPAPANGYEYYYSTTNTAPTSGTATTATTVNFSPLSPSTTYYYWVRSMCGGSQSTWVTGSFATPAIPPANDNCANPVALTVGTDFASGAITATNAGATADGTAQSCQSSATNNVWYSVVVPASGNLKIETQSVTGSAFTDSVVNVFSGSCGSLTSVGCDDDSSTDGNFSLVSLTGQTPGAILLVSVWRYSLGTGTDGQFKVSAYDTTANLGVSEIANTKNNIKVYPNPFSDVLNISDAANVKNVLVSDISGRLVKTIANPSSSLQLGELKQGMYLVTLEMKDGSKQTIKTIKK, via the coding sequence ATGAAAAAACTTTTACTAACGTATCTTTTATTAATAGGTACATTAATTTCGGCCCAAATTACTTTGGGTTCCGGAACTACAAGTGGTGGAACATCTACCAGTGTCGCAACTGTTCCTTGGAGCACATACTATGGGTATAGTTATGCGCAGCAAATTTTATCCAAAGCTAATATTAATGCTGATGCAGCAGGAAATATTACAGGATTAAAATTTTATCTTGGAGCTTCATCAGTTATTACAAACTCAAGTGATGTTGTAGTTTATTTAGGGCTTACAAACAAGGACAGCTTTTCATCGACAACAGATTGGATTCCTACTACTTCACTTACTCAGGTTTTTAGTGGCACAGTAACGAATAATGCAGGGGTTGTAGAGATTACTTTCCCAACACCTTTCGCTTATGACAATGTTAATAATCTAGTTATTGCTGTAGATGAAAACAAAAGTGGTGACGACGGTGGAGAGCGTTTTTATACCTATTCAAACGGTACTAATAAAACGTTGTATTACAGAAATGATACTACGAACCCTAATCCGGCATCAATTACACAAACAGGAACAAGATCTGCAACACAATCTGTAGTTACTTTAGTTGGTCTTACACCTAGTGTTACTCCAACATGTCCTAGTGTATCTGCACCTGCTGCAGCTGCAACTGGAGTTTCTATTACTCCGGCTATTACATGGGGAGCAATAAGCAATGCTACAGGATATAAATTGTCTATTGGAACTACTGCCGGAGGAACAGATGTATTAAATAATGCAGATTTAGGAAATGTACTTACATACACTCCTACAACACCGCTGAATTATAACAAACAATACTTCTATACTGTAAATGCTTATAATGGAGCGATTCCATCTGCAGGATGTAGTGAGAGATCTTTCACAACATTAAATATTCCTTGTCCTACAGTTTCAGCACCAGCTTCAGCTGCTACAGGTGTATCTCTTACACCGACTATTACTTGGGCTGCTACAACAGGAGCTACAGGATACAAATTGAGAGTTGGTACGACTGCTGGTGGAACTGATATTGTAAATAATGCAGATCTAGGAAATGTAACTTCTTATACATTTAGTTCTCCATTATTAAACAGTACCAAATATTATTATACTGTTAATTCATATGATGCAACTACTACATCGGCTTCATGTACTGAAAGAAACTTTACAACTATTTGTGGAGTTTTATCAGCTCCTTTCTTAGAGGCATTCAGTTCAGGATCTTTACCAAGCTGTTGGTCTAATTCCAGTACAAATAATGCAGGTTATGCTTTATGGCAATTTGGTAATGGTACACAGGATTACGGTACTACTAATAATGGTAGCACAGCAGGTACTTTTGCTTATGTAGATGCATCTTCTCCTTATACAGGAATTCATGATGTTACATTGCAGTCTCCTCAGATAAATCTTACAGGTTTGGTGTCTCCAATGGTACAGTTTAAATGGTTCAAAAATCATTTAAGTACTGCAACGGGAACTACACAACCTGCTTATGATAATAATAAGCTTACTGTTCAGGTAAGAGATATCGCTACTTCAACATGGGAAACAATCTTCACTGATACTTCAAATTCTTCTGTTTGGAGAACACAGATGATCACACTATCGTCATCTTATGTTGGTAAAACTATCGAATTAAGATTTATTGTGGATAAAGATGTTGCGGGGAATGGTTATTTCTATGATAATTTACTCCTAGATGATGTACAAGTAAAGGAAACGCCTTCTTGTGTTGAGCCTAGTGCTTTAGCTGTATCATTAATTACATCTTCAAGTGCAACATTATCTTGGACGGCTCCAGCTCCGGCTCCGGCTAATGGTTATGAATATTATTATTCAACAACTAATACTGCTCCTACTTCAGGAACAGCAACTACGGCAACTACAGTAAACTTTTCTCCTCTTAGTCCATCTACAACTTATTATTATTGGGTAAGATCTATGTGTGGAGGTTCACAAAGTACTTGGGTAACTGGTTCTTTTGCAACGCCGGCTATTCCTCCAGCAAATGATAATTGTGCAAACCCAGTTGCATTAACAGTAGGTACAGACTTTGCATCTGGCGCAATTACAGCAACTAATGCTGGTGCTACTGCTGACGGAACTGCTCAGTCTTGTCAGAGTAGTGCAACTAATAATGTTTGGTATTCAGTTGTAGTTCCTGCATCAGGAAACTTAAAAATTGAAACTCAATCAGTTACTGGATCTGCTTTTACAGACTCTGTTGTAAATGTATTTAGTGGGTCTTGTGGATCATTAACAAGCGTTGGATGTGATGACGATAGCTCTACAGACGGCAATTTCTCTTTAGTTTCTTTAACAGGACAAACTCCGGGTGCGATTCTATTAGTAAGTGTTTGGAGATATTCTTTAGGAACAGGAACTGACGGGCAATTTAAAGTTTCAGCCTATGATACTACAGCTAATTTAGGAGTATCTGAAATTGCAAATACTAAAAATAATATTAAAGTATATCCAAACCCATTCTCTGATGTATTGAATATTTCTGATGCAGCTAATGTGAAGAATGTCTTGGTAAGTGATATTTCAGGAAGATTAGTGAAAACTATTGCAAATCCTTCTTCATCTCTTCAATTGGGAGAGCTAAAACAAGGAATGTATTTAGTAACTTTAGAAATGAAAGACGGTTCTAAACAAACGATAAAAACAATCAAAAAATAA
- a CDS encoding T9SS type A sorting domain-containing protein, with the protein MTKFLLSCFLFIGMTLSAQINLGTGSTDVGVAPISTYYGYSYVQQIFTKQEINANAAGNITGLKFYIDPSFSISNSSQWVVYLGQTTKTSFTSDVDWVPLAQLTQVYSGTVTNANGVIEVTFATPFPYNNTSNLVVAAEENSAGYDNNDYEEAMYVYPGAQNSTIYYKNDYTDPDPASPPTSGNLVDYKSVITIEGLAPNPIPGCPVITYPSNNATFVPLTSTINWNNSSGATSYKVSIGTSPGGTDVANQVSVTTNSFTPSTPFAPGVNHYIKVVAVGTGGESAGCTEVMFTSAPPQPTNDECVTAITLTVNPDLNCGTVTSGYTIGATDSGTLPDPCYGNPDDDVWFKFVAAATSQKISLLNVEAVGTNTWDTSANFQVFSGGCGALSSILCVDSSSGIVSGLTVGETYLIRVYSYDDAGSHQSFDICVGTLPPPPANDDCFGALAATVIPYTYVQSDGAGATNNAGMITACSNEMNDGTWFSFVGDGDTFNITVTMPTGSDFDPQIGVYSGSCSSLSCEDTVDSAGEGGTETLSIPTLPGNTYYVNVGHYSGWSDEMEGPFTINISKNALGTSEVKADKNSIKLYPNPFNDVLNISDAANVKSVSVSDVSGRLVKVIDNPGSALYLGELKQGMYLITLIMKDGSKQTIKTIKK; encoded by the coding sequence ATGACAAAATTTCTACTTTCATGCTTCTTATTCATAGGCATGACCCTCTCTGCTCAAATAAATTTGGGTACAGGAAGCACAGATGTTGGAGTGGCTCCAATAAGTACTTATTACGGATATTCTTATGTGCAGCAGATTTTTACAAAACAGGAAATCAATGCCAATGCAGCGGGAAATATTACCGGACTTAAATTTTATATAGATCCGTCTTTTTCCATTTCTAATTCTTCACAATGGGTAGTTTATCTTGGTCAAACCACAAAAACATCATTCACTTCTGATGTCGACTGGGTTCCGCTTGCACAATTAACACAGGTTTATTCGGGAACTGTTACTAATGCCAACGGAGTAATTGAGGTTACTTTTGCAACACCTTTTCCTTATAACAATACTTCTAATTTAGTAGTAGCTGCAGAAGAAAACTCTGCAGGTTATGATAATAATGATTATGAAGAAGCAATGTATGTATATCCTGGTGCGCAAAACTCTACCATTTACTACAAAAATGACTATACCGATCCGGATCCTGCTTCACCACCAACAAGTGGTAATTTAGTAGATTATAAATCTGTGATTACTATCGAAGGTTTGGCACCAAATCCTATTCCAGGATGTCCAGTGATTACGTATCCGAGCAATAATGCTACATTTGTACCTTTAACTTCAACAATTAACTGGAACAATTCTTCAGGAGCAACTAGTTATAAAGTTTCTATAGGAACAAGCCCTGGCGGAACAGATGTTGCAAATCAGGTATCTGTAACTACTAACAGTTTCACACCTTCAACACCATTTGCTCCGGGAGTAAATCATTATATTAAAGTGGTAGCAGTTGGCACAGGAGGCGAATCTGCAGGATGTACGGAAGTAATGTTTACATCAGCGCCACCACAACCTACAAATGACGAATGTGTGACAGCAATTACATTAACGGTAAATCCTGATTTGAATTGCGGAACAGTAACTTCAGGATACACAATCGGAGCTACAGATTCAGGAACTCTCCCGGATCCTTGTTATGGAAATCCTGATGATGATGTTTGGTTTAAATTTGTTGCAGCTGCAACAAGTCAAAAAATTTCTCTGCTGAATGTAGAGGCTGTGGGTACTAATACATGGGATACAAGTGCTAACTTCCAGGTTTTCAGTGGAGGATGTGGAGCATTGTCAAGTATTTTATGTGTAGATTCTTCTTCTGGCATTGTATCAGGTCTTACGGTTGGAGAAACATATCTGATAAGAGTTTACAGCTATGATGATGCAGGAAGTCATCAAAGTTTTGATATTTGTGTAGGAACGTTACCTCCGCCACCTGCCAATGATGACTGTTTTGGTGCATTAGCAGCAACTGTTATCCCATATACTTACGTACAAAGTGACGGAGCAGGAGCTACAAATAATGCAGGAATGATTACCGCTTGCAGTAATGAAATGAATGACGGAACATGGTTCTCTTTTGTAGGAGATGGTGATACATTTAACATTACAGTGACAATGCCTACAGGAAGCGATTTTGATCCTCAGATTGGAGTTTACAGCGGATCTTGCTCAAGTTTATCATGTGAAGATACAGTAGATAGCGCGGGAGAGGGAGGAACTGAAACTCTTTCTATTCCTACACTTCCAGGAAATACTTATTATGTGAATGTTGGACATTACAGCGGTTGGTCAGATGAGATGGAAGGGCCATTTACAATTAATATCAGCAAAAATGCTTTGGGAACTTCTGAAGTTAAGGCAGATAAAAACAGTATTAAGCTATATCCAAATCCTTTCAATGATGTCTTGAATATTTCAGACGCTGCCAATGTAAAATCGGTTTCTGTTTCTGATGTTTCAGGAAGATTGGTAAAAGTGATTGATAATCCTGGTTCTGCACTTTATTTAGGAGAATTAAAACAGGGAATGTATCTAATAACCCTTATAATGAAAGATGGTTCTAAGCAAACTATTAAAACCATTAAAAAATAA